The genomic window TGTCTTGAAGGCGGCCCCTGCCCAGCCCGCTTCAAATGCCCTGGCGCACATATCATAGTTGCTGGCTACCACCGAGGATGACAACAGAAAAGGATTTTCCAAAGGCACACCGCAAAGTTCTGTGCATAGAATGTTTTCCTCAGGCATCCGCTCCAGGGGGAGCTTAGGAAACACCTCCATAGTCAGCCGTGATAACAACTTTTTGATGGGCACCAAACCAGATCGCAGACAGGCGTCCTCGCAGGGAGCCAGACATTCTGCACAACTGCATTCTGCCGCCAAACGCAGAGCCGCTCCCCCATCATTGGCAAACCAAATAGAGCGCAGCTGTCTGGACGGCTCAAGCTTCAGTGGACAGGCTTTGTCACAAGGAGCATCATTGCACAGGACGCAATTTAACATTTCTCTGCGTCCCAGTATATTTTTAAACTTCATGATACTGATCCCTCTCCCAAATCACACAATTATATAAAATGGTTATTCCAGAAAGGCAGCTATGAGGCCGCCCGCAAGGGCGTTTTTCCAGTTTGCTTATCAACTGATTACAAAATTTTATTTATTCATATCTGACTGTGTGTCCTGCTCGGCACTTCTTATGTCTTTGCTCATATCCTTGGCCAAATTCATTTCATGGAACTCTTTATCATCATGGAGTATCATGGTGAATTTATCCGTCTTGTCAAATTCTACGATTCCCTGCTTCAGGGAAAGCTCCAGAATATGTCCCCCCTGCTTCCTGTCGTCGGAAATGAAATGGAAATGCCAACCGGTACTGTTCAGCCCGCCCATATAATTGGGACAGTAAAGGCCTACAAGAGTCCCCTTGATATTTTTAGCAGTGAACTCCGTCTGCTTTCCCTTGAGAGCTTCCACCAGAGTAGGATAGGGCTTCTGGCTGCCGTACTCGCTGCGGAAGAGCACATAGGAAAATTCCGTGTGGAGCTTTATCATGTAGAAGCTGTTTTCCCCGCACTTCTTCACCTCGTCGTTCAGGATTTTTTCGAAAGCCGCCTTGTCCTTCACCTCTGACAGCCGGACAGAAATATCATTGTCAAAATATGTCACGGTAGCATAGGGAACAGCTTCTTTGTCGTCAGCCACTACCACCCGGCCATCTCCCAGGGCCTGATAGACCGTGCCGTCCAGCATGATCATTTCCCCATTCAGCCCTTCAAAGGTGCCGATGCCGACATCACCCAGAGAGCGCATATCCCGCACCTTGACCGTGCCGCCAAAGTATCCCTGTGCCAAAGACTGCAAAAGCGCCACCTGATTCAGGCTCTCACGCTCTGCCACAGCCGGTGAGGCATAACCAACGCTGCCGAACATAAGGCCAGCCATCATAGCCAGAGCAAGCTTCTTTTTAAGTTCTGTCTTCATAAACACTTTCCTTTCCGCATACTATCTCCGTGCATAATCTATAGGAATGTATTCGTCAAAAACAGTTTTTTCCCCTTCTAAAATCCCTGCCGCTGGCGCAAAAACAGGAGCATTTTTTCTGATACTTCTAATAGCATCTTAATGCTTATATGGTACCATAAACCAGTCGTATTTTATCTTTGATTTCAG from Selenomonas sp. AB3002 includes these protein-coding regions:
- the budA gene encoding acetolactate decarboxylase, giving the protein MKTELKKKLALAMMAGLMFGSVGYASPAVAERESLNQVALLQSLAQGYFGGTVKVRDMRSLGDVGIGTFEGLNGEMIMLDGTVYQALGDGRVVVADDKEAVPYATVTYFDNDISVRLSEVKDKAAFEKILNDEVKKCGENSFYMIKLHTEFSYVLFRSEYGSQKPYPTLVEALKGKQTEFTAKNIKGTLVGLYCPNYMGGLNSTGWHFHFISDDRKQGGHILELSLKQGIVEFDKTDKFTMILHDDKEFHEMNLAKDMSKDIRSAEQDTQSDMNK